In Helianthus annuus cultivar XRQ/B chromosome 8, HanXRQr2.0-SUNRISE, whole genome shotgun sequence, a single genomic region encodes these proteins:
- the LOC110870288 gene encoding cytokinesis protein sepA-like has protein sequence MATYDWFFTPSYHSSPAQPPLEDPQLQGVSPPPLPVEEPPQQPPQPPPEPPGRRRNAHMSVRGGPRFSSSRGSSSYPPIPEDPQMGGPSNVAPEANPPQASYAPPQPPVGFDNPIPTYPGPSGYNPYENPSGYPSDYVSQDPYLTAA, from the coding sequence ATGGCTACCTATGACTGGTTCTTTACCCCATCTTATCATAGCTCACCAGCCCAACCACCTTTGGAAGATCCTCAACTTCAAGGtgtctcaccaccaccactcccggTAGAGGAGCCACcgcagcagccaccgcagccaccTCCCGAGCCTCCGGGGCGAAGGAGGAACGCACACATGTCTGTAAGAGGAGGACCCCGTTTCAGTTCTTCTCGTGGTTCGAGTTCCTATCCCCCTATCCCAGAGGACCCCCAGATGGGTGGACCCTCAAACGTGGCACCGGAGGCTAATCCTCCGCAAGCTTCTTATGCACCACCTCAGCCGCctgtgggttttgataacccaattccaACGTACCCAGGTCCTTCCGGGTACAATCCTTATGAGAACCCATCAGGGTACCCCTCGGACTATGTATCTCAAGACCCATACCTTACGGCTGCGTAG